The proteins below are encoded in one region of Clostridium fermenticellae:
- a CDS encoding tetratricopeptide repeat protein: MGKIKLFLNKRKFPILILVILALVIIGFGVYGYNKVQAYNNLITTANKYMDRDDYDKASALFEQSLKYKEDSSVEKNIKLAATLKKFKEIYDDGVKLASDKKYLGAIEKFKTIDKSGLKWYSNAQKEIKECKKQYIAQNMHLANDALKNNKYDDANKYLDDILKIDSNNEDAKNLKDSIDEAMNQKQENFKSEEEAKQVPQNNAEKANVKSNSNPINDKTNEYASKMREIDNKIYEIESQREGMYSGSEENRQALQRQIDLLKQKNDLIDQMQK, translated from the coding sequence ATGGGAAAAATTAAACTGTTTTTAAACAAACGTAAGTTTCCAATTCTTATATTAGTAATATTGGCACTAGTGATTATAGGATTTGGCGTATATGGATATAATAAAGTACAAGCATACAATAATTTAATAACTACAGCAAATAAGTATATGGATCGTGATGATTATGATAAAGCTTCAGCTTTATTTGAGCAATCATTAAAATATAAAGAAGATTCTTCAGTTGAGAAAAATATAAAATTGGCTGCAACATTAAAGAAGTTTAAAGAAATTTATGATGATGGAGTAAAATTAGCAAGTGATAAAAAATATTTGGGAGCCATAGAAAAATTTAAAACGATAGATAAGAGCGGTTTGAAGTGGTATTCTAATGCTCAAAAAGAAATTAAGGAGTGTAAGAAACAATATATAGCACAAAACATGCATCTGGCAAATGATGCATTAAAGAATAATAAGTACGATGATGCAAATAAATATTTAGATGATATATTAAAGATTGATAGTAATAATGAAGATGCCAAAAATTTAAAGGATTCAATTGACGAAGCTATGAATCAAAAACAAGAAAATTTTAAATCAGAAGAAGAAGCTAAACAAGTGCCACAAAATAATGCAGAGAAAGCCAATGTGAAAAGTAATAGTAATCCGATTAATGATAAAACTAATGAATATGCTAGTAAAATGAGAGAAATAGATAATAAAATATATGAGATAGAATCTCAAAGGGAAGGTATGTATAGTGGCAGTGAAGAAAATAGACAAGCATTGCAACGACAAATTGATTTACTTAAACAAAAAAATGATTTGATAGACCAAATGCAAAAGTAA
- a CDS encoding IS3 family transposase (programmed frameshift), producing the protein MSNRSKRYTEDFKNTIVELYNSGKTLSELNSEYGASKSTIKLWIKKAAPIQIDKNKTITTAEYQNLIKKMAKLEEENEILKKGYGHICKEKLDTVYNFIKYNKDNYSIKLMCNIFNIPRSSFYKSLIRKQSMRSIENKQIQACIMKIYNDSKKRYGAIKINYKLKRININISLKRTQRLMKKLGIKSIVCKRFRPFPSKYKVEEKENILKRDFNTSRINQKWCTDITYIHTIKDGWCYLASVMDLYSRKIIGYSFSKSMDSKLAVNAVDNALNLQKPVEPLVLHSDLGTQYTSCEFENYLLDTHLITHSFSAKGCPYDNACIESFHASLKKEEVNLVKYCDYNSAKLAVFQYIESWYNRIRIHGSIGYITPQQCEDNCKKSA; encoded by the exons GTGTCAAATAGATCTAAGAGATATACAGAGGATTTCAAAAATACAATAGTTGAACTTTATAATTCGGGTAAAACCCTGAGTGAATTAAACAGCGAATATGGCGCATCTAAATCAACAATAAAATTATGGATTAAAAAGGCAGCACCAATACAGATAGATAAAAATAAAACTATTACAACAGCTGAGTATCAAAACTTAATCAAGAAAATGGCAAAGTTAGAAGAGGAGAATGAGATATTAAAAAAAG GCTATGGCCATATTTGCAAAGAAAAATTAGATACAGTATACAATTTTATTAAATACAATAAAGATAACTATAGTATTAAATTAATGTGCAATATCTTCAATATTCCAAGAAGTTCTTTCTATAAAAGTTTAATAAGAAAGCAGAGTATGCGAAGCATTGAGAATAAACAGATTCAAGCTTGTATTATGAAGATTTATAACGATAGTAAAAAACGCTATGGGGCAATAAAAATAAACTATAAATTAAAACGGATCAATATAAATATAAGTCTTAAAAGAACCCAGAGGCTTATGAAAAAGTTAGGTATAAAGTCTATTGTCTGTAAAAGATTTAGACCTTTTCCTTCAAAATATAAGGTTGAAGAAAAGGAAAATATCCTTAAAAGAGATTTTAATACCAGTAGAATAAATCAAAAATGGTGTACCGATATAACATATATACACACTATAAAAGACGGCTGGTGTTATCTTGCATCCGTCATGGATCTCTACAGCAGAAAAATAATCGGTTATAGTTTCTCAAAATCTATGGATTCTAAACTTGCTGTAAATGCAGTTGACAATGCTCTTAATCTACAGAAACCGGTTGAACCACTGGTTCTCCACAGTGATCTTGGAACTCAATATACAAGCTGTGAATTTGAAAATTATCTTCTAGATACTCATTTAATAACTCACTCTTTCAGTGCCAAGGGTTGCCCTTATGACAATGCCTGCATTGAGTCATTCCATGCTTCATTAAAGAAAGAAGAGGTAAATCTTGTTAAATACTGCGATTATAATTCTGCAAAATTAGCTGTATTTCAATACATAGAATCATGGTATAACAGGATTAGAATCCATGGCTCTATAGGATATATTACCCCTCAACAATGTGAGGATAATTGCAAAAAATCTGCTTAA
- a CDS encoding zinc ribbon domain-containing protein, which yields MFCNKCGSKISENDNFCKKCGSPISYNNQIKNDMIKKRLPIKLIVFMILALVVISTVAVEVYFKLQSQLSVKSSSNKVLKISTPIPTSNFVKEKNVVFKGNQDNVTGWCSISHRKDGLLPTTINLQPQQVVIELFVLIQNNGDKSINLEPQDFSLVLNNDKELSAFKGEKMDNNFDWLSPEIIELNGKDISKQHLQQIDLSKHNYCVVEVSFPMNTRASEKEALSNCKKVEYYFKKSPQINSSLDIEKVK from the coding sequence ATGTTTTGTAATAAGTGTGGTTCAAAAATATCAGAGAACGATAACTTCTGTAAAAAATGTGGAAGTCCAATAAGTTATAATAATCAAATTAAAAATGATATGATTAAGAAAAGATTGCCGATAAAACTAATTGTATTTATGATATTAGCATTAGTAGTAATTTCGACTGTGGCCGTTGAGGTATATTTCAAATTACAATCACAATTAAGTGTTAAAAGTTCTAGCAATAAAGTTTTAAAAATATCAACACCTATTCCCACCAGTAATTTTGTTAAAGAAAAAAATGTTGTATTTAAGGGTAATCAAGATAATGTTACAGGATGGTGCAGCATTTCACATAGAAAAGATGGACTTTTACCAACGACAATTAATTTGCAACCTCAGCAAGTTGTAATAGAATTGTTTGTATTAATTCAAAATAATGGTGATAAAAGTATAAATTTAGAACCACAAGATTTTTCTTTAGTTTTAAATAATGATAAGGAGCTATCAGCTTTTAAAGGTGAAAAGATGGATAATAATTTTGATTGGTTAAGTCCAGAGATAATTGAACTAAATGGGAAAGATATTTCTAAGCAACATTTACAACAAATAGATTTATCAAAACATAATTATTGTGTAGTAGAAGTGTCATTTCCAATGAATACTCGAGCTAGCGAAAAGGAAGCACTTAGCAACTGTAAAAAAGTTGAATACTATTTTAAAAAATCTCCCCAAATAAATAGTTCTTTAGATATTGAAAAAGTTAAATAA
- the queA gene encoding tRNA preQ1(34) S-adenosylmethionine ribosyltransferase-isomerase QueA — protein MKLKDFDFYLPQELIAQHPMEKRDEARLMVLDKESGSVDHKIFKDIIDYLDQGDCLVLNDTRVIPARLIGSKEDTGGKMEFLLLKRVDRDTWEVLVKPGKRAQIGNRFVFGNGELKAEVIDIEEEGIRNVKFEYEGIFEEVLDRLGQMPLPPYIKEKLEDKEMYQTVYSRELGSAAAPTAGLHFTEELLQKIRNKGVNVVFLTLHVGLGTFRPVKEENVEEHNMHSEYYCMSKETADIINKTREAQKNVIAVGTTSCRTLETIGDENGRVREQSGWTDIFIYPGYKYKVVDRLITNFHLPESTLIMLVSALCGRENILNAYDIAVKEKYRFFSFGDAMFIK, from the coding sequence ATGAAACTAAAGGATTTTGATTTTTATTTGCCACAGGAATTAATTGCCCAGCATCCTATGGAAAAAAGGGATGAGGCTAGGCTTATGGTATTGGATAAAGAAAGTGGAAGTGTTGACCATAAAATATTTAAGGATATAATCGACTATTTAGATCAAGGAGATTGTTTGGTTTTAAATGATACAAGAGTAATACCAGCAAGACTTATAGGTTCAAAAGAGGATACAGGGGGAAAGATGGAATTTCTCCTTTTAAAAAGAGTTGACAGAGATACATGGGAGGTTCTTGTAAAACCTGGTAAAAGAGCGCAGATCGGAAATAGATTTGTATTTGGAAACGGTGAACTTAAGGCTGAAGTGATTGACATAGAAGAAGAAGGAATAAGAAATGTTAAATTTGAATATGAAGGAATATTTGAAGAAGTGCTTGACAGACTTGGACAGATGCCGCTTCCACCTTATATAAAAGAAAAATTAGAAGATAAAGAAATGTATCAAACCGTTTATTCAAGAGAATTAGGGTCTGCAGCAGCACCTACAGCAGGGCTTCATTTTACAGAAGAACTTCTTCAAAAGATAAGAAATAAAGGTGTAAATGTTGTATTTTTGACCTTGCATGTTGGTCTTGGTACCTTTAGACCTGTAAAAGAAGAAAATGTTGAAGAGCATAATATGCATTCAGAATATTATTGTATGAGTAAAGAGACTGCTGACATAATAAACAAAACAAGAGAAGCTCAAAAAAATGTAATTGCTGTGGGAACTACTTCGTGTAGAACGCTTGAGACAATTGGGGATGAAAATGGAAGAGTTAGAGAACAGTCGGGTTGGACAGATATATTCATATATCCAGGATACAAATATAAGGTCGTAGATAGACTTATAACAAATTTTCACCTTCCGGAGTCAACTCTGATTATGCTTGTGAGTGCACTGTGTGGAAGAGAAAACATATTAAATGCTTATGATATAGCAGTTAAGGAAAAGTATAGATTCTTTAGTTTTGGAGATGCAATGTTTATAAAATAA
- the ruvB gene encoding Holliday junction branch migration DNA helicase RuvB, whose translation MEDRIVAPANICGDNENEYSLRPKRLNEYIGQEKVKEELRIFIKAAKKRNEALDHVLLYGPPGLGKTTLANIIAIEMGGNLKVTSGPAIERAGDLAAILTSLNDNDVLFIDEIHRLNRNVEEILYPAMEDYSLDIVIGKGAAAKSIRLDLAKFTLIGATTRVGLLTSPLRDRFGVLCAMEFYKEEELQEIIVRSASILGVDIDDEAASEIGKRSRGTPRIANRLLKRVRDYSDVEGDGAINLKTAKSALKLLGVDGEGFDNIDNKILLAVVDNFNGGPVGIETLSYFIGEELDTIQDVYEPYLLQKGFIVRTPRGRIATKLAYKHLNISVEKSEDNGKEQCSLFDDK comes from the coding sequence GTGGAAGATAGAATAGTAGCACCTGCAAATATATGTGGAGATAATGAAAATGAATATAGTCTAAGACCTAAGAGATTAAATGAATATATTGGACAGGAGAAGGTCAAGGAAGAACTTAGAATTTTTATAAAGGCAGCTAAAAAAAGAAATGAAGCTTTAGATCATGTGCTCTTGTATGGACCACCTGGACTTGGGAAAACCACTCTTGCTAATATAATAGCAATTGAGATGGGTGGAAATTTAAAAGTCACTTCTGGACCTGCTATAGAAAGAGCTGGAGATTTGGCAGCTATTTTGACTAGTTTAAATGATAATGATGTGCTTTTTATAGATGAGATTCACAGACTTAATAGAAATGTGGAAGAAATATTATATCCAGCTATGGAAGATTATTCACTTGATATAGTAATAGGTAAAGGTGCAGCAGCAAAATCTATTAGACTTGATCTAGCAAAATTTACTCTTATAGGGGCTACCACAAGGGTTGGACTTTTGACATCGCCTTTAAGGGATAGGTTTGGAGTACTATGTGCTATGGAATTCTATAAAGAAGAAGAACTTCAGGAGATAATAGTTAGATCTGCAAGCATACTTGGGGTGGATATAGACGATGAGGCTGCATCCGAAATAGGAAAAAGATCAAGAGGAACTCCTAGAATTGCCAACAGGCTTTTAAAAAGAGTTAGAGATTATTCTGATGTTGAAGGTGATGGGGCAATAAACCTTAAAACAGCGAAAAGTGCATTAAAACTTCTTGGCGTTGATGGCGAAGGTTTTGATAATATAGATAATAAAATACTGCTGGCTGTTGTGGATAACTTTAATGGAGGACCAGTTGGAATAGAAACCCTTTCATATTTTATAGGTGAAGAATTAGATACTATACAGGATGTATATGAACCATACCTTCTTCAAAAAGGTTTTATAGTCAGAACGCCAAGAGGGAGAATAGCTACTAAGCTCGCGTACAAGCATTTAAATATAAGCGTTGAAAAATCTGAAGATAATGGCAAAGAGCAGTGTTCTCTTTTTGATGATAAATAA
- a CDS encoding zinc ribbon domain-containing protein — protein MICPNCSSEIEDDSLFCSVCGSDLRIKDKQKFMMDDESHINKTSNDNKVKEISSNNAQNNIFKIFIALAIIGCALFFISAEQISKAGDDMITLRSEAGTSLAEVYYQDVGRALKGFAMFARGLGVSILAIVFSSTFKKHKNN, from the coding sequence ATGATTTGTCCAAATTGTTCAAGTGAAATTGAAGATGATAGTTTATTTTGTAGTGTATGTGGAAGTGATTTAAGAATAAAAGATAAACAGAAATTTATGATGGATGATGAATCACATATTAATAAAACAAGCAATGATAATAAGGTTAAAGAAATATCATCAAATAATGCTCAAAATAATATATTTAAAATATTTATTGCTTTAGCAATTATAGGATGTGCATTATTTTTTATTTCAGCAGAACAAATAAGTAAAGCTGGAGACGATATGATAACGCTTCGATCTGAAGCTGGTACATCACTAGCGGAAGTATATTATCAAGATGTTGGGAGAGCTTTAAAAGGTTTTGCTATGTTTGCTAGAGGATTAGGCGTAAGTATTTTAGCTATAGTATTTTCAAGTACTTTTAAAAAACATAAAAATAATTAA
- a CDS encoding IS1634 family transposase — protein sequence MRLQIVKSKNAASLYVVKSIFENGKRSSKVVEKLGTYSELLKNLKGEDPIEWAKKYVDELNQKEKEEKREVLVKYSPAKQISKDEQHLFNGGYLFLQQLYHELGLNKICKKISDKHKFTYNLDSILSRLIYGRIIFPASKLATYELSKKFMEQPDFDVQHIYRALEVISSEADFIQSELYNNSLKLYDRKKGILYYDCTNYFFEIEQEDGLKRYGVSKEHRPNPIVQMGLFMDSDGIPLAFCINNGNTNEQVTLKPLEEKIISDFNLSKFVVCTDAGLASTTNRKFNNVDSRSFITTQSVKKLRKHLKEWSLDPTGWRLSDYNQTYNLNELDEEKNFKNIFYKERWIKEDGLEQKLIVTFSLKYKNYQSTIRNRQVERAQNTIDKNPTKLRKCNVNDYKRFITKSHSTQDGEIADKEILRINTTLIEQEAIFDGFYAVCTNLENEASAIIKVNQKRWEIEECFRIMKTEFKARPVYLQRDDRIRAHFTTCFISLIIYRLLEKKLEEKFTCSEIISGLRSMNFYKIKGEGYVPTYTRTDFTDALHDTFGFRTDYQIINNKMVKKIFKDTKKQKTLLTF from the coding sequence ATGAGATTACAAATTGTTAAATCCAAAAATGCTGCTTCTTTATATGTCGTAAAATCCATATTTGAAAATGGGAAACGTTCTTCTAAAGTTGTTGAAAAACTTGGCACTTATTCTGAACTTTTAAAAAACTTGAAAGGTGAAGACCCAATAGAATGGGCAAAAAAATATGTTGATGAATTAAATCAGAAGGAAAAAGAAGAAAAACGAGAAGTATTAGTAAAATATTCTCCTGCAAAGCAAATTTCAAAAGACGAGCAGCATTTATTCAACGGTGGTTATTTGTTCTTGCAGCAACTTTATCATGAACTTGGTTTAAACAAAATTTGCAAAAAAATTTCAGATAAACATAAATTCACCTACAACCTTGATTCTATTCTTTCTAGATTAATTTATGGTAGGATTATTTTCCCGGCTTCAAAACTTGCTACGTATGAATTATCAAAAAAATTTATGGAACAACCAGATTTTGATGTTCAGCATATTTATAGAGCATTAGAAGTAATTTCAAGCGAAGCTGACTTTATTCAATCTGAACTATATAATAACAGCTTAAAACTATATGACAGAAAAAAAGGTATCCTTTATTACGATTGCACAAACTACTTCTTTGAAATCGAACAGGAAGATGGCTTAAAACGATATGGCGTTTCAAAAGAGCATCGACCTAATCCTATTGTTCAAATGGGCCTTTTTATGGACAGTGATGGTATTCCGCTTGCCTTTTGCATTAATAATGGAAATACCAATGAACAGGTTACCCTAAAGCCTTTAGAAGAAAAAATAATATCAGATTTTAATCTTTCAAAATTTGTTGTTTGCACTGATGCAGGACTTGCATCCACCACCAACAGAAAATTTAATAACGTTGATAGTCGTTCTTTTATTACTACCCAGTCTGTTAAAAAATTACGAAAACATTTAAAAGAATGGTCGTTAGACCCAACAGGCTGGCGCCTTAGTGATTATAATCAAACATATAACCTTAATGAATTAGACGAAGAAAAAAATTTTAAAAATATTTTTTACAAAGAACGATGGATTAAGGAAGACGGATTAGAGCAAAAATTAATCGTTACATTTTCTCTTAAATATAAAAATTATCAATCTACTATTCGTAACCGACAGGTTGAAAGAGCTCAGAATACAATAGATAAAAATCCTACAAAATTAAGGAAATGTAATGTTAATGATTATAAACGATTTATCACAAAAAGTCATTCTACTCAAGATGGTGAGATTGCTGATAAAGAAATTTTAAGGATTAATACTACTCTAATTGAACAAGAAGCTATATTTGATGGATTTTATGCAGTTTGTACAAACCTGGAAAACGAGGCTTCCGCCATAATAAAAGTAAATCAAAAGCGTTGGGAAATCGAAGAATGTTTTAGAATTATGAAAACTGAATTCAAAGCAAGACCTGTGTATCTGCAACGTGACGATAGAATTCGAGCTCATTTTACCACATGTTTTATTTCACTAATAATATATCGATTATTAGAAAAAAAATTAGAAGAAAAATTCACTTGCTCTGAAATCATTTCCGGACTAAGATCTATGAATTTTTATAAAATCAAAGGCGAAGGATATGTTCCTACTTACACAAGAACAGATTTTACAGATGCTCTGCATGATACATTTGGTTTTCGTACTGATTATCAAATTATAAATAATAAAATGGTAAAAAAAATTTTTAAAGACACGAAAAAACAAAAAACATTACTCACTTTTTGA
- a CDS encoding transposase encodes MSKSYLKQLLTYINRVYDIGEKINSLKNKIIKSPAKVSTIAFVVLFGFMLQIRSFNRLEHWIEKNKFKKVLPKNTKMLRIDAVRRFLNDFDLDGLKNINKHIIKTTAKNKVFRNGTIDGLKVAAIDGVELFDSIKKSCNNCLTRVDKKGITHHFHRSVVCAMVGCDPHIVLDQEMLESQKDSSGKDEGEITAGKRLIKKLYKKYHHFADIIVADALYCNATWIKEVLSIGMNAVVRVKDERLHIVKDALALFKCREADKNWIVRKNTNIYTKIKAWEDDNFEMSDKDIKVRFLRFVEEIHTGDRIEIKEGWIITTDKFTSVESLWKIMHKRWDIENNIFHQLKTEWHLDHCFLHSPTGVETVLMFIIIAFNLMQLYFFRCIRGFREKNMLQMDIIEDIKDERFTIEDNWNNPIFGKT; translated from the coding sequence ATGAGTAAAAGTTATTTGAAACAGCTACTCACTTATATTAACAGGGTATATGATATAGGTGAAAAAATCAATAGTTTAAAAAATAAAATAATAAAATCTCCAGCAAAAGTTTCAACAATAGCTTTCGTAGTATTATTTGGATTCATGCTTCAAATAAGAAGTTTCAATAGATTAGAACATTGGATTGAAAAGAATAAATTTAAAAAGGTATTACCTAAAAATACTAAAATGCTACGCATTGACGCCGTTAGGCGTTTCTTGAATGATTTTGATCTTGATGGCTTAAAAAATATCAACAAGCACATAATAAAAACTACTGCGAAGAATAAAGTATTTAGAAATGGTACTATAGATGGTTTAAAGGTAGCTGCCATAGATGGTGTAGAACTATTTGACAGTATTAAAAAATCTTGTAACAACTGCCTTACAAGGGTTGATAAAAAAGGTATAACGCATCATTTTCACAGATCAGTAGTTTGTGCAATGGTTGGTTGTGATCCACATATTGTTTTAGATCAGGAAATGCTTGAATCCCAAAAAGATAGTTCAGGTAAAGATGAAGGAGAAATTACTGCCGGCAAACGTTTAATTAAAAAGCTATATAAAAAATATCATCACTTTGCGGATATCATTGTAGCTGATGCTTTGTATTGTAATGCTACATGGATAAAAGAAGTACTCTCTATAGGAATGAATGCTGTAGTTAGAGTAAAAGATGAACGTCTTCACATTGTAAAAGACGCATTAGCTTTATTTAAATGCCGTGAGGCAGATAAGAACTGGATTGTAAGAAAAAATACAAATATCTACACAAAGATTAAGGCATGGGAAGATGATAATTTTGAAATGTCTGATAAGGATATAAAAGTAAGGTTCTTGAGGTTTGTGGAAGAAATTCATACTGGAGACAGAATAGAGATTAAAGAAGGATGGATCATAACAACAGATAAATTTACATCAGTAGAAAGCCTGTGGAAGATAATGCATAAAAGATGGGACATTGAAAATAATATATTTCATCAACTGAAGACGGAATGGCATTTAGATCACTGTTTTCTTCATAGCCCTACGGGCGTAGAAACAGTTTTAATGTTTATAATAATAGCATTTAATTTAATGCAGTTATACTTTTTTAGGTGTATAAGGGGTTTTAGAGAAAAGAATATGCTTCAAATGGATATTATTGAAGATATAAAAGATGAAAGATTTACTATAGAAGATAATTGGAATAACCCTATATTTGGAAAGACATAA
- a CDS encoding zinc ribbon domain-containing protein, translating to MLCPNCGKEISDKSIYCNKCGVKINNDEITSIMNEDIEDPTIISNSEKIKIKKVIIGLIVLVVICCAGFGGYKYVQAKEFNNLVKTANQKLNAGNCDEAIQLYNKALTYRSDSNVQKELAEAQKYKQYQSIYNQGLKLMNNKKYSEAIQKFSSIDQSAVQIYNNAQSKISQCKKNAINDDIQNTDNAIENGDYDTANKYIDDILKIDANSSDAKRLKAKIVQAQGKSKAKENVKEQQQAINSSIIIKYSIDERGYVMDTNYPNGSSIQLKVGQEINLIGNVSSKSSQRVLFDGSIMKSLSSTVIKTTTVGGGDINIIPNSYDWDKAYKYHIVVSN from the coding sequence ATGCTTTGTCCTAATTGTGGAAAAGAAATATCAGATAAAAGTATATATTGCAATAAGTGTGGAGTAAAAATAAATAATGATGAAATAACTTCAATTATGAATGAGGATATTGAAGACCCAACAATAATATCCAATTCTGAAAAAATAAAAATAAAAAAAGTAATTATAGGTTTGATTGTGCTAGTAGTTATATGTTGTGCAGGATTTGGTGGATATAAATATGTACAAGCCAAGGAATTTAATAATTTAGTTAAAACAGCTAATCAAAAATTAAATGCAGGAAATTGTGATGAAGCAATACAATTATATAATAAAGCACTAACATATAGAAGTGATAGCAACGTTCAAAAAGAGCTTGCAGAAGCACAAAAATATAAACAATACCAAAGTATATATAATCAAGGTTTAAAGTTAATGAACAATAAGAAATATTCAGAAGCTATACAGAAGTTTAGTAGTATAGATCAAAGTGCAGTGCAAATATATAATAATGCACAAAGTAAAATATCACAATGTAAAAAGAATGCTATAAATGATGATATTCAAAATACTGATAATGCAATTGAAAATGGAGATTATGATACTGCAAATAAATATATTGATGATATATTGAAGATAGATGCTAATAGTAGTGATGCTAAACGATTAAAAGCTAAAATTGTACAGGCACAAGGAAAATCTAAAGCAAAAGAAAATGTCAAAGAACAGCAACAAGCAATAAATAGTTCTATTATAATAAAATATTCAATAGATGAAAGAGGATATGTAATGGACACAAATTATCCCAATGGTTCAAGTATACAATTAAAAGTAGGACAAGAAATTAATTTAATAGGGAATGTTTCTTCAAAATCTTCACAGAGAGTTTTATTTGATGGTAGTATTATGAAGTCATTATCGTCAACAGTTATAAAAACTACTACTGTAGGTGGTGGGGATATAAATATTATTCCTAATAGTTATGATTGGGATAAAGCTTATAAGTATCACATTGTAGTAAGTAATTAA
- the ruvA gene encoding Holliday junction branch migration protein RuvA — translation MYEYIKGIYIGMNKDYIIVENGGIGYKIYTSGSTIAKLPKINEYITLYLQQIVRDDFIGLYGFLTREELNMFNLLFTVNGIGAKAALSLLSISNVSNLKYAILIGDEKTIVRAPGVGKKTAQRIILELKDKIPKDENMIVDESNKNDESDYMEAEALEALITLGYSEREASKALKKVNKNASVEDMIKASLKFLMC, via the coding sequence ATGTATGAATATATAAAAGGAATTTACATTGGAATGAATAAAGATTATATAATAGTTGAAAATGGCGGCATTGGTTACAAAATTTATACTTCTGGAAGCACAATTGCAAAACTCCCCAAAATAAATGAATACATAACTTTATATCTTCAGCAGATTGTTAGAGATGATTTTATTGGTCTATATGGTTTTTTGACAAGAGAAGAATTAAATATGTTTAACTTACTTTTTACCGTAAATGGAATAGGCGCTAAGGCGGCATTATCTCTTCTTTCAATCAGTAATGTGAGTAATTTAAAATATGCTATTTTGATTGGAGATGAAAAGACAATTGTGAGAGCTCCTGGAGTTGGTAAAAAGACAGCTCAAAGAATTATACTAGAATTGAAGGATAAAATACCTAAAGATGAAAATATGATTGTAGATGAAAGCAACAAAAATGATGAATCAGATTATATGGAAGCTGAAGCATTAGAGGCATTGATTACACTTGGATATTCTGAAAGAGAGGCTTCAAAGGCACTTAAGAAAGTTAATAAAAATGCCTCTGTTGAAGATATGATTAAAGCTTCTCTCAAATTTTTAATGTGTTAG
- a CDS encoding FxLYD domain-containing protein — protein sequence MKNKLTKFTNALLVILTIAFIIFAPMFNYLKNNSSNIALLNNKVFIITLLVLGCILALTGLMLILTGLCYIRNSLSTKQNFKFKKKQVIVGSIIIGIIAIIVIGNFSHKENSQVGKNTISQVSTQNDNSSTSTDQNNDSSTNTQQDNNATSETDNNTATQTETVQHPNTSGKLTSDDGMLELENDYSSDGHVCGTIKNLSNDSYSYVEVDINLYDASGNQVESTLANINNLEGDKNWNFKAPVINQDRVSKYKVVGIKENK from the coding sequence ATGAAAAATAAACTTACTAAATTTACCAATGCATTATTAGTGATACTTACTATAGCATTTATAATATTTGCTCCAATGTTTAATTATCTAAAAAATAATAGTTCAAATATTGCTTTGCTTAATAATAAGGTATTTATAATTACATTACTAGTATTAGGGTGTATTTTGGCACTAACTGGTTTAATGCTAATATTAACTGGATTATGTTATATTAGAAATTCTTTATCAACAAAACAAAATTTTAAATTTAAAAAGAAACAAGTTATAGTAGGATCAATTATTATAGGTATAATTGCAATTATAGTTATTGGTAATTTTAGTCACAAAGAAAATTCTCAAGTTGGTAAAAATACTATATCTCAGGTAAGTACACAAAATGATAATAGTAGTACAAGTACTGATCAAAATAATGATAGTAGTACAAATACACAACAAGATAATAATGCTACTTCTGAAACTGATAACAATACAGCCACACAAACTGAAACTGTGCAACATCCTAATACTTCAGGTAAATTAACATCTGATGATGGAATGTTAGAATTGGAAAATGATTACTCTTCAGATGGGCATGTGTGTGGTACTATAAAAAATTTATCAAATGATTCTTATAGCTATGTTGAAGTAGATATAAATTTATATGATGCAAGTGGTAATCAGGTGGAGAGTACATTAGCGAATATTAATAATTTAGAAGGAGATAAAAATTGGAACTTTAAAGCACCAGTTATAAATCAAGATAGAGTTTCTAAATATAAAGTGGTTGGTATAAAAGAAAATAAGTAA